CTTTTGCCAAATTGGCTTCCATCTTAGGCAATGTGGTTTTCAGGTACTCCGAGAGTTCCTTCGCCGATTCGCAAGCTCCGTATTTTTCGAGAAACTGTTTACCGGTCGAGATCGCGTCCTTGCGTCCTGGTATGTCTTTCTTCGGGTAAAGTTCACGGAAACTATCGCCAAGCTTTGTTTGGCCTTCGGCGTCGCCGCACGCGTCCTGCGCGAAGTTCGCTACAGCTCCAAGGGCGATGATGGCTACCAAAAACAATGCCACACTGGTTGATCTAATAATCGTTTTCATTTAAGTACTTCCTCCGCCGGATATCGCTCCGGATGCTCTCAAATTCGATCTGCCGTCACCGAGTTATCGCCCTCGGTTTGGCGTGAAATCAGATGATGTGTCCGAAAAATTAGTTGCTAAATTTTCGCAATAAAAATTCGGCCCCATCACTCTTGACCGCTTTATACTTTGTGGAATAGAAAAACTAAATAATCCTTTAAGCGCCGCGTATGTGTCAAGCCAAAAGCAAACGCCGCCGACAAAAAAACGTCAAGGCGGCGAGTGCTATCCCTTTAGTCAATGCGTATAAATAGAACCACCAACTATTGCGGCAGTTGGACGATCCTTTCGCGCTTTTTCTTTGTCGGGTCAGTTTCGGGCGTTATCACGACCGTTGGAAATATCGGCCGAGAATCGACGGTCTTTTGAACCCGCCCTTTCTGAACCGGTACCGACGTCTGTCGCGGTGCGCTCGGAACGAGAATGATGTCCCGGCCGTTCATATTGGTCGTTTCCATTCCCGTCGAACCGGCAACCGAGTCGTCTTCATCCTCTTCTGAAACGTCAACCCGAGCAGTTGCTGTATTTACAGGCGTTCGCGGTGCAATATTGAACTCCGTCTGAGCCAGATTGCGGTCGGTGCGGATGATGTTTCGGCTGAGTGCCTGGTATACCTTTCCGGCAACCGATGCAGCATACTTGCCGCGTTCGGCGGGACCGCGGGTGATCACGGCAACTGCATATTTAGGTGACTCGATCGGTGCGACGGATGCGAAAAGTCCGACCCACGAGCCCTTGTCGATACACGAACCCGTCTTGCCGGCAACGCCGAGACCGGCGTCAACGCCGCGGTGTGCCGTACCATATTCTGCCGCTCCCATCATCCCCGGTATCACGCGGCGGACGTTTTGCTGTGGAAGATCGACATTTCCCTTAAAGAAAGTTTGGAATTTTGTCTGTTCAATTGCGTTTCGCGGGACTCGCGGCAAAACTCGGTGGCCGCCGTTCGTAATTGCCGAAACCATCACTGCCAATTGAAGGGTCGAAACTTCGAAATCGTCTCCGTGCGAATAGATCCGAGCGTTGTTGTTACCGTACGGCAGTCTGCCGGGAGCCTCGCCATCGAGGTTGATTCCGGTCGCTTCGCCGAGACCGAGACGCTTGGCGTATTCGATCACCTTCGGGCTGCCCATCTGAACTCCCGCACGCTGAAAATAGGCATTATCCGAAAATGCTATCGCGTCATCGAGTTTACGGCGGGTCGAGACGTTACGAACGGAACCGTCCTGTTTGTCTATGACGTTCTCATTTAGTGCCGCTACACCGGTCACGAGCTTAACCGTCGAACACGGCCTGATCGTCGATCGTATCGCCCAATTCTGATTGACTATCGTAAGAACCTTGCCCGTTTGAGCTTCCATAACGACGACTGAACCAGCTCTTCCGCCAAGAGCATCGATCGCTGCTCGTCGGATATTGAGGTCTTCGCCTTCGGTATTATCATTGGAGATATTTGCGATTGTTTCGGTACGCAATCCGCGTTCAAATGCGACTCGGCGTTGGCGAGCTTCGCGGGCGGCCTGTTCGCGGCGGCGTTGCTCGGCGATCGCGGCCTGACGACGTTCCTGATCGCGGCGGCGGCGTTCGGCAACTTCCTTTTTAGATTCTACTGACTTGTTTGAGCCTTTCTTGGATCTGGTGTCGGCGACGGTATCTTTTCCCTTTTTCTTATCGTTTTTGTCGGCCTTGCTCGTTTTAGAAGCATCCTTTGACTTCTTGTCGGTCTTCTTAGCAGTAGCCGATTTTTTGTCCGGCACTTTTGCGGATGCGGCTTTTTTTGATTGGGCAGCCTTTTTTTGCGCGTTTACCGTTTCGTTCGCAAAAACGAAAACGGCTAAGAGGGTTAATACCGCAGCGATGCGGAGCTTGTAGGGAAACATTGACTTCATGCCTTACCTCAGATCTTAGATTTCGCCGTTGAATTGATATTTGGGGAACCTGTCCGAATGCACCGAGTAAAACTAGATCGAACAGGAATTTGCGTTCAAACCAACGATGACTATAACATTCAAGCGATGGGCACGCAAGCTCTATTAATGGTAACCATAAGCTCAGCTTACCGCATATCCAAAAAATGGGATTTTTAAACACATTCCGTGGGCGACTACTTTTGATCCTCGCGTTACTACTCGTAGCGACGCTCGGCGTGCAATATTACCTCAATCTGCGCACGCAGCAGGACAATAGCGTACTCCGCGAGGCTCAGGAACAATCGATCGTCGCCGGCATCGCTCTCGGGTTTACGAGTATGACGTCACGGGACTTTCGGGTTCAGGACCTGATCTCGCAGCCCGACCAAACATTTTTGGATGAGGACGCTAAAAAGCGCATCCGCGACATCATCATCATCGATAACGATTGGCAGATCACCGACAGCCTTAACCCTGACCTGCTACCCTCAACGAACGACGATGATGTCGTTGTCTATAAACAACTCAGCGACCTCACCGACCTGCCGCCGCTTATGGAAGGTGCCCGTTTGGGCGACGACATTAAACACTTCCCTAACCGCCGGGAAGCTGACGATACCGGAGCTTACGACGAAGCTCACGCGATCCCGATCGAGACTAGCAAGGGACGCTGGTATGTGATGGTCTTGCTGAACAGTGACCGTAAGGAAACGGCGTGGCGAGCGGCCCGTCCGCTGATCTTCAACCTTGGCGTGCTGCTAGTTTCGTCGTTTATCACTCTATTGTTGGTGTGGCGATTTGCACGCCCGATCGCCGATCTCTCCAACGCAGCACGCCGTGTAGCCGAGGGCGACCTCGACGTTCGCGTGCCCGATTCGACCCGCAATGACGAAATGGGCCGCCTCGCCTCGCGGTTTAACGAGATGACTGCCGAGCTTGCGAAAAAGCGTGAGATCGAAGCTCAGCTTCAACAAGCCGAAAAATCGGCCGTCGTCGGCAGACTCGGGTCCGCCATCGCTCACGAGATACGCAACCCACTCAATTACATCAATTTGACGCTCGATCATCTTCGTTCAAAATACGCTCCGGACGACGAAGAAAAGCGTGTAAAATTTGAAAAATTGACTTCTCAGCTTAAGGTCGAGGTCGCCCGGATCAATCAACAGATCTCAGATTTTCTAAATTATTCACGTCCTGCGACTGCCAACCTCAGGCCGGTCGATGCCCGCGAAGTGATCGAAGATTCGCTGAGGCTGGTCGAGGCTCAGGCCTCAGACAGCAATATAAAGATCGGCATAGTCGAGCACGAGGACGTTCCGCTAATATTGGGCGACCCGGAATTTTTGCGGTCGGTATTTAACAATCTTTTCATTAACGCAGTCCAAGCTGTTGGCAATGATGGCGGTCAGATAAGCACCAAGATATCTCCGGACAATGATATGGTTCGCATCGAAGTCACGGATTCGGGTAGCGGCATCCCGGCCGAAAACCTCTCAAAGATATTCGAGCCGTATTTTTCGACCAAGGAGACCGGCACTGGCCTCGGCCTTGCGATCGTTCAAAAGATCATCGACATTCACAGCGGAACGATCGAGGTCGAAACGCCGGAGGGCGGAGGAACGAAATTTACGGTAAGATTACCGATGGTAGCAAGAGTAGCCTGACCGCTGCTGCAAAATGAACTATGGCAAGAAAATCGATCCTCGTCGTCGATGACGAGAAAAATCAGAGAGAGATCCTGGAAACGATACTGTCGGGCGAGGGCTACGATGTTACGACGGCAAGTTCGGGCGAAGCCGCGATAAAATTTGTCGAAACACGGCGGTTCGACCTAGTTCTGACCGATCTGCAAATGACCGGAATGAGCGGATTGGACCTGCTTAGAGAGCTCACCAATTTCGACAAATCTATAATCGTCATCCTACTTACCGCTCACGGTACCGTCGACTCGGCGGTGGATGCATTGAGGCTCGGAGCTTTTGAATATCTTCAAAAGCCGTACGACTCAGAAAAGTTGCTGGAAACCGTTTCGCGGGCATTGAAAAAATTGTCGACACTTGACGCCGAGATCGTGTCGGTTTCGCCGGAGATGGACAAGGTCAAAAAGCTGATCCTAAAGATCGCCAAATCCAATTCGACTGTTCTGATCCGGGGCGAGAGTGGTACCGGCAAGGAGTTGATCGCTCGTTCGATGCACACCAACAGTTTGCGTTCCAGCGAAGTTTTCCAGGCGGTCAACTGTGCGGCAATCAATGAGAACCTACTTGAATCGGAGCTTTTCGGCCACGAAAAAGGTTCGTTCACCGGTGCCGTCGCCGAGAAGAAAGGACTGTTTGAGATCGCCCACAACGGCACACTCTTTCTGGACGAAATAGGTGAACTCGATATCGCGCTGCAAGCCAAGATCTTGCGAGCACTGCAAGAAAAGCAGATCAGACGTGTCGGCGGGATCCGCGATATCGATGTGGATGTGCGGGTCGTCGCAGCGACCAATCGCGACCTGCTCCATATGGTCGAAGAAAAACGCTTTCGCGAAGACCTTTATTATCGCCTAAACGTACTATCGATCGAGTTGCCGGCGCTTCGCGAACGTCGAACGGATATTCCCGTACTGATCGAATACTTTCTCAAAAAACACACTCGAGGCACGAGCCGAAAGGTCAGTTTTAGTGCCGAAGCCCGCCGATCGCTGGACAACTATTCATATCCCGGCAACGTCCGCCAACTCGAGTCCGCGATCGAACGGGCGATACTACTGTGTGAGAACGATACGATCACAAATGACGATCTTCCGCCCGAGATGTTCTCCGATCGCGGCGGCCATCGATCAACGTCAGCGTCAGGCGAACCATTTGTTCTTCCGGCAGAAGGCGTCAACTGGGAGGACGTCGAACGTAGCCTGATAATGCAGGCAATGGAACGAACGGACAATAATATCACCAAGTCTGCTAAGTTACTGGGTTTGACCTTTAGGACGCTACAATACAGATTGGAGAAATTTGGCGCTAAAAAGGACGAAGACGCGGGAACAGGGGACGACGAAAATTCGTAAAAGACTCTCAGAAGGAGATACGTGATGGAATGGTTCTCAACATTAAGTTTGGCACTCGGTTCTGCTTGGACGTCCGGCATTAATCTGTATGCGACCGTATCGGTGCTCGGACTTTTGCAAAAATTTGGTTCGACAAAACTGCCGGGCGGCCTTGATGTGCTCGATAATTGGTGGATCATCGGTTTTGCCGGCGGTCTGTATCTGGTCGAGTTTTTTGCGGACAAGATACCCTACGTCGATAGCGTCTGGGACGTTGTGCACACTTTCATACGCGTACCGGCCGGAGTGATCGTCGCCTACGCGGCGACTAATCAACTCGATGCAAGTGTCTATATACCTGCAGCTTTGGTCGGCGGCGGACTTGCTCTAGCCTCACACGGCACAAAGGCCGCGGCGCGGATCGGAGCTAATTTATCGCCCGAACCGATATCAAATTGGACACTGTCGCTGGTCGAAGATGGGGTCGCCTTTACGGGCATTCTGCTCGCGGTTTTTGCACCGTTTGCGATCGCGGCGGTACTTGTGGTCTTTATTCTCTTATTCTTGTGGTTCTTCCCTAAAGTGGTCAGATTATTTTTGCGTATGTTCCGCGCGGTTGGTGCGTATTTTTCCGGTAGGGGATTCGATTCTGTTGCCAGATAGTTAATTGTTGAAAATGGAAGCATTTCTGATCGCATTGGGCGTCGTACTTATTGGCTTGTCGGCGTATTTTTATTTCGGTTCGATGCCTGACGCATCATTTGTGTCCGGAGTGGTGGGCATTTGTTCGTTTTTTATCAGTTACAGATTTCGGCTTAAGGCACGCATCGCCTCGCCGTCCGATCCTGAACACAACGGACCGGCCGAAGCAGACGACTGACTTTCTTGTACAAATTTTGCGATAGTTCGACAAACCGATAAGATAGTCGTCGGAGAATATTTGTGAGTAACATTGATCAACTCTTAGAAAACAACCGTCAATGGTCCGAGCAGATCCGTGCGATAGATCCGCGCTTTTTCTCCGATCTGGCCGATCAGCAGAGCCCTAAATATCTTTGGATCGGATGTTCGGATAGCCGCGTCTCAGCGAACACAATTGTTGGTCTGGCTCCGGGCGAAATTTTTGTCCATCGTAACATTGCGAATTTAGTGGTACACACCGATATGAATTGTCTGTCGGTAATGCAATTTGCTGTTGAGATCCTCAAGGTCGAACACATCATTGTATGCGGCCACTATGGATGCGGAGGTGTTGGGGCAGCAATGGAGTCCAAACGTCACGGACTTATCGACCATTGGCTACGACACATTCAGGACACTGCCAACCTGCACTTTGAACTACTTAACGCCATACCCGACGCCCGTGAAAAATTTGACAGGCTCTGCGAACTGAATGTGGTCGAGCAGGTACTTAACGTAAGTGAGACCACTATTGTGAGAGACGCTTGGAATCGCGGCCAGGACATTACAGTTCACGGCTGGATTTACGGTCTGAAAGACGGACTGATCCGTGACCGCGGCATTTCAGTCGAGGGCGAAGATCAGGTTCAGGCACTTCGCGACCGTTTTTCACTGACAAATAGAAGAAGTGCTTTAGCTGTCGAAATATAGCCGGCACATCTAGACATATGACTTCACTCAAATCGGCGTTTTTTGCCGCGACACTTATAATTCTGTTTTCGGCATTCGGTTTGAACGCTCAGATGTCTCGCAAACCAACGCCGACGCGTGAACCCGCCGGTGCGATGTCGAAGAAACCTGATTCGGTCAAGAATTCGCTTCAGAAAATTGGCACGCAGAAGGAGTTCGATTCGATCGCCCGTGTGTACCATCAAGGTACGCCCTATGCGATGCCGCACACGATGTTTGTCATCGACCGCCGTGCAAAAAACAAGATCTACTACGTCAATTCGCAAAAATATCGCTTTCACAAGGACTTTCTCCTCGCCAATTATCTTGTGCCGCGAGGTGCAGACGTTTTTAAGCCGATCTACTTAGAAGAAGATCGCCGGTTCATCGTCGGAACCATCGCGTGGCAAAAACCGGTCGAGCGTTTTACTTGGGAGCTTTGGGAGGGCGATCTAGCCTCTGCAGAAATCATAAAGTCGGCAAATGAGACCATCAATCGTACGTTTTTTCAGAAGGTCGCATATAAACCAAATTCGATCCGGCAGGAAGATGTCACCGCCGATTCCGGCCTCGAACGTATTTTACAAAGTGACCTCAACAAAAATCAGGAGTACCTAGCCCTAAATACCGGAAAGGCTATCGGACGCGTCCATATCATCGATAAGCTCGACGATACCGTCGAGATCGGCGACAACGAAATACTTGTTTTGAAGGAGTTGCCGATATCGCTGCCGCCGGTCCGCGGTGTGATCGTTGCCAAACCGTCGTCACCGCTCTCGCATATAAACATCCTTGCAAAGGGCTGGAATATTCCTAATGTTTACATTAAGGATGCTGACAAGATGTTTCGTGAGTTGGACACTTATTGGATCGAGTTTGATGCTTCGCTTACCAATTTTACGTTTAAGCCTGCCACTAAGGAGATACTCGACAAGGCAAAGGCACCGGATGAGCAGATCCCGCCGGCTGACCTAAAAACCAAAAAGCTCGCCGGACTGCGCGAAATGCGTAAGAAAGACAGTGTGATATATGGCTCGAAATCTGCAAATCTCGGTGAAATGCTTAATTCACGACTCACGGGCGTGATCGTTCCGGATGGATTTACCGTGCCATTCTATTGGTATGACAAATTTATCAAGGATAACGGCATTGATGAGACGATAGAAGAACTCTTGGACGATAACGACTTTGTACACAATCCGAGAGTTCGGAGGCAAAAACTCGAGCAGTTGCGGACGACGATCCAGAATGCCAAATTTGACGACTCGCTTCGGGCTGAGATCGTACAAAAATGGAAGATTCAATTAGGCGGCAAACCGGTATTTGTTCGCAGTTCGTCAAACTCCGAGGATCTGCCGAATTTCAGCGGTGCCGGGCTTTATTCGAGCGTGCCGAATGTTCGCGAAGACGAAAAACTGGTTGAGGCAGTCAAAAAGGTCTGGGCTTCATTATGGAAATTTGACGCCTACGAGGCGCGCGTCCGCAATTATGTAAGCCAAACGGATGTTTATATGTCAGCATTGATCCAGATCGGGGTCGATATGGACAAAGGTGGAGTGATGATCTCCAAGGACCCGTTTGATACGAAGAGTAAGAATTCGGTCTATATAAGCGCCGTTTGCGGCCATAATTCGAAGGTTGTGGACAACACCGGAATTCCCGAACAGATATTATTTAATCCTCGTTCGAATTCGGTAATAGTTATGACCCTTTCGGATCAGACGAATGCTCTTAGATTTGACCTCGACGGAGATCTGAAAGAAACCGCTGATAAATGTGCCGGGCCGAACAAACGCGTTCTCACAGATGCCCAGGCCCGCGAACTCGCCAAGGCCGCAATTATGATCCGCGGCATTTTTGGCGGAAAGAAAGAACAGGACATCGAATGGGGTATAATGAACGGACGGCTTTATATAGTCCAGGCAAGGCCCTTTATAGACAAAACTAATCCATTATGAAGTATTTAATCACACTCTCTTTTGCTGTCGGCTCGTTCGGTTGCGCAGCGTCACCTCAACCCGTTCAGCAAAACTCTAATATACCGCGGACCGAGCGCTCGCAAACCGTTATCGCTCATTCGACCGACAATCAAGCCCCACCGACAACCACCGGTGATAAATCTAAATGGTCGCAGGGCGGCGACCCGATCGATACAAAGTCCCTCGACGATGCCGTCAAAGCCGCAGAAAAGGCCCTCGCCGGTAAAGCTAATGATCCGGCCGCCAAAAAGGCTCTGGCGGATACTTATCTAAAGCGTGGCGTCGCACTGACCGAGGCCCGCCAATATGCATCGGCACTTGGAGATTATCGGCGGACGATCAAATATGACCCCGAGAATACGGAAGCTAAGGAATGGATCGATAAGATCATAATGATCTACGACGGGATGAACAAATCGTACCCGAAGGAAGGCGAAGAACCGCCGCCGCTCCCATTCACCAAGGCCAAATAGTTTATGAGTGCACCAACAATTAAACTCGCCCTGTTGACCGTCACGATGGTCGCGGTGACCTTGATGTGCACCGGCGAATCCTCAGCCCAAAGCGTTAGTCGCATAAGATTTGCCCGCGGAGCGGTGAGAGCGGTAGCTGTCGGCTCACTGAACGGGTACAAAGATAGACGAACTTTTGTGATCAAAGTGCGCTCCGGGCAAACGATGACCACGGCACAGGTCGGCGGACTGCCGATCACCGTCACTATCATTAAACCGGACGGTGAGGAGTACGATGCGGATATGGATCTGTCGTGCCACAATCGCCACGAGGTGACGCCGACCGAGGCCGGCGACTACCGTTTGGTCGTGACCGAGTGCACGAAAGCTGATCGTTGGCGTGGCAAGTTTAAGTTAGCTGTAACCGTTCGCTAGACAAATCGGCAGACAGAAAATAAACTTACGTCTTCGCTGCTGATCGGTGCAGTGGCCGATCAAAAAAGGAGTTTTTCAGCTATCTATGGCAATTTCAGCAAATGATATAAGAAAAGGGATGGTCATCCTGCACGAGGGTAGTCCCGTCAAAGTAATGGAGTTTCACCACCATACGCCCGGCAATCTGAGGGCTATGGTTCAGGCTCGGCTTCGTAATCTGCTTACAGGAAACTCGTTCGAATACCGCTTTCGTTCAAACGACACACTCGAAAAGATCACGCTGGAGCAGCATAAGATGGAATATCTTTACTCTGACGGATCGCATCATCATTTTATGAACACGGAAAGCTACGAACAAGTAGCTCTGACCGAAGAAGAATTGAGTGATGCCGCCCAATGGCTAATGCCCGGTCTCAAGATCGAAGTCGAGTTTTATAATGGCACACCGATCGGCGTGGCATTACCGGCAACAATGGATCTTACAGTCAGCAGGACTGATCCGCCGCTTAAAGGCGCGACCGCCTCGAATTCGAATAAACCGGCTACGCTCGAGAACGGAGTCACACTTTCCGTTCCGCCGTTTATTGTCGAAGGCGAAAAGATCCGTGTCAATCCAACGGAAGCACGGTACATGGAACGCGTAAAATAGCTTTCCTGTCCAATACTATAATGCCGGAGTCCGAACTTTTTGTATAAGGC
This is a stretch of genomic DNA from Chloracidobacterium sp.. It encodes these proteins:
- a CDS encoding DUF4126 domain-containing protein, coding for MEWFSTLSLALGSAWTSGINLYATVSVLGLLQKFGSTKLPGGLDVLDNWWIIGFAGGLYLVEFFADKIPYVDSVWDVVHTFIRVPAGVIVAYAATNQLDASVYIPAALVGGGLALASHGTKAAARIGANLSPEPISNWTLSLVEDGVAFTGILLAVFAPFAIAAVLVVFILLFLWFFPKVVRLFLRMFRAVGAYFSGRGFDSVAR
- the efp gene encoding elongation factor P; this translates as MAISANDIRKGMVILHEGSPVKVMEFHHHTPGNLRAMVQARLRNLLTGNSFEYRFRSNDTLEKITLEQHKMEYLYSDGSHHHFMNTESYEQVALTEEELSDAAQWLMPGLKIEVEFYNGTPIGVALPATMDLTVSRTDPPLKGATASNSNKPATLENGVTLSVPPFIVEGEKIRVNPTEARYMERVK
- the can gene encoding carbonate dehydratase, whose product is MSNIDQLLENNRQWSEQIRAIDPRFFSDLADQQSPKYLWIGCSDSRVSANTIVGLAPGEIFVHRNIANLVVHTDMNCLSVMQFAVEILKVEHIIVCGHYGCGGVGAAMESKRHGLIDHWLRHIQDTANLHFELLNAIPDAREKFDRLCELNVVEQVLNVSETTIVRDAWNRGQDITVHGWIYGLKDGLIRDRGISVEGEDQVQALRDRFSLTNRRSALAVEI
- a CDS encoding HAMP domain-containing protein; translated protein: MGFLNTFRGRLLLILALLLVATLGVQYYLNLRTQQDNSVLREAQEQSIVAGIALGFTSMTSRDFRVQDLISQPDQTFLDEDAKKRIRDIIIIDNDWQITDSLNPDLLPSTNDDDVVVYKQLSDLTDLPPLMEGARLGDDIKHFPNRREADDTGAYDEAHAIPIETSKGRWYVMVLLNSDRKETAWRAARPLIFNLGVLLVSSFITLLLVWRFARPIADLSNAARRVAEGDLDVRVPDSTRNDEMGRLASRFNEMTAELAKKREIEAQLQQAEKSAVVGRLGSAIAHEIRNPLNYINLTLDHLRSKYAPDDEEKRVKFEKLTSQLKVEVARINQQISDFLNYSRPATANLRPVDAREVIEDSLRLVEAQASDSNIKIGIVEHEDVPLILGDPEFLRSVFNNLFINAVQAVGNDGGQISTKISPDNDMVRIEVTDSGSGIPAENLSKIFEPYFSTKETGTGLGLAIVQKIIDIHSGTIEVETPEGGGTKFTVRLPMVARVA
- a CDS encoding sigma-54-dependent Fis family transcriptional regulator, whose product is MARKSILVVDDEKNQREILETILSGEGYDVTTASSGEAAIKFVETRRFDLVLTDLQMTGMSGLDLLRELTNFDKSIIVILLTAHGTVDSAVDALRLGAFEYLQKPYDSEKLLETVSRALKKLSTLDAEIVSVSPEMDKVKKLILKIAKSNSTVLIRGESGTGKELIARSMHTNSLRSSEVFQAVNCAAINENLLESELFGHEKGSFTGAVAEKKGLFEIAHNGTLFLDEIGELDIALQAKILRALQEKQIRRVGGIRDIDVDVRVVAATNRDLLHMVEEKRFREDLYYRLNVLSIELPALRERRTDIPVLIEYFLKKHTRGTSRKVSFSAEARRSLDNYSYPGNVRQLESAIERAILLCENDTITNDDLPPEMFSDRGGHRSTSASGEPFVLPAEGVNWEDVERSLIMQAMERTDNNITKSAKLLGLTFRTLQYRLEKFGAKKDEDAGTGDDENS
- a CDS encoding PEP/pyruvate-binding domain-containing protein, which encodes MTSLKSAFFAATLIILFSAFGLNAQMSRKPTPTREPAGAMSKKPDSVKNSLQKIGTQKEFDSIARVYHQGTPYAMPHTMFVIDRRAKNKIYYVNSQKYRFHKDFLLANYLVPRGADVFKPIYLEEDRRFIVGTIAWQKPVERFTWELWEGDLASAEIIKSANETINRTFFQKVAYKPNSIRQEDVTADSGLERILQSDLNKNQEYLALNTGKAIGRVHIIDKLDDTVEIGDNEILVLKELPISLPPVRGVIVAKPSSPLSHINILAKGWNIPNVYIKDADKMFRELDTYWIEFDASLTNFTFKPATKEILDKAKAPDEQIPPADLKTKKLAGLREMRKKDSVIYGSKSANLGEMLNSRLTGVIVPDGFTVPFYWYDKFIKDNGIDETIEELLDDNDFVHNPRVRRQKLEQLRTTIQNAKFDDSLRAEIVQKWKIQLGGKPVFVRSSSNSEDLPNFSGAGLYSSVPNVREDEKLVEAVKKVWASLWKFDAYEARVRNYVSQTDVYMSALIQIGVDMDKGGVMISKDPFDTKSKNSVYISAVCGHNSKVVDNTGIPEQILFNPRSNSVIVMTLSDQTNALRFDLDGDLKETADKCAGPNKRVLTDAQARELAKAAIMIRGIFGGKKEQDIEWGIMNGRLYIVQARPFIDKTNPL